The Watersipora subatra chromosome 1, tzWatSuba1.1, whole genome shotgun sequence genome has a window encoding:
- the LOC137386081 gene encoding replication termination factor 2-like, with the protein MGADGGTIPRRDELVKEKKKPEKKDKTSELKHQWNDCCISQLPLRLPILACEYGNLYNKESILELLLDKSKYEGQAKFTHIRSLKDVKELNLTDNPAFARTDGKMDTSNSALYVCPVTGLEMNGKHRFAYLWTCGCALSERALKEVPSQTCHKCAKPYTSNDVIILNGNDDDFDLMKGKMEERRLAAKQSKKSKKKIKSDQTEEPPVKAAKISSDKLKPKPVTTGKELTLKGAAKHVSVQKDPKASTAYKSLFTTCEKAKKQEKQHSGWVSFNPQYFN; encoded by the exons ATGGGGGCAGACGGAGGAACAATACCTCGTCGAGATGAACTCGTCAAGGAAAAGAAAAAACCAGAAAAG AAAGACAAAACATCAGAACTAAAGCACCAATGGAATGACTGCTGCATTAGTCAGCTGCCACTACGACTCCCGATACTCGCTTGCGAATATGGAAA tttgtacaACAAAGAATCTATTCTGGAGCTCCTACTTGACAAGTCCAAATATGAAGGTCAGGCCAAGTTCACACACATTCGCAGCCTTAAGGATGTCAAGGAACTGAACCTAACAGATAATCCCGCTTTTGCCCGAACTGATGGAAAGATGGATACCTCCAACTCTGCACTTTATGTCTGTCCTGTCACAGGACTAGAAATGAATGGCAAGCATAG ATTTGCCTATCTGTGGACTTGTGGCTGTGCTCTTTCAGAGAGAGCCCTCAAAGAAGTGCCTTCCCAGACTTGTCACAAG TGTGCAAAGCCATACACCAGTAATGATGTCATCATTTTAAATGGAAACGATGATGACTTTGATCTCATGAAAGGAAAGATGGAAGAGAGGCGACTTGCTGCTAAACAGTCTAAGAAAAGCAAGAAAAAAATCAAATCTGACCAAACAGAAGAACCACCTGTTAAAGCTGCCAAAATATCATCTGATAAACTGAAACCAAAACCAGTCACTACTGGAAAGGAGCTGACACTCAAAGGTGCTGCCAAGCATGTCTCTGTACAAAAGGACCCTAAGGCTAGTACGGCCTACAAGTCCCTTTTTACTACTTGTGAGAAAGCTAAAAAGCAAGAGAAGCAACACTCTGGTTGGGTTTCCTTTAATCCACAGTATTTCAATTAG